In a single window of the Diospyros lotus cultivar Yz01 chromosome 10, ASM1463336v1, whole genome shotgun sequence genome:
- the LOC127812026 gene encoding 40S ribosomal protein S8, with protein MGISRDSMHKRRATGGKKKAWRKKRKYELGRQPANTKLSSNKTVRRVRVRGGNVKWRALRLDTGNYSWGSEAVTRKTRILDVVYNASNNELVRTQTLVKSAIVQVDAAPFKQWYLQHYGVDIGRKKKAAAKKETTEEGEGAAEETKKSNHVLRKLEKRQEGRKLDAHIEEQFGSGRLLACISSRPGQCGRADGYILEGKELEFYMKKIQRKKGKGTSAAA; from the exons ATGG GGATTTCTCGAGATTCGATGCACAAGAGGCGTGCAACTGGAGGCAAGAAGAAGgcctggaggaagaagagaaa GTATGAGCTTGGTCGTCAGCCTGCAAATACTAAGCTCTCAAGCAACAAGACAGTGAGGAGAGTTCGTGTGAGAGGAGGCAATGTTAAGTGGAGGGCCCTAAGATTGGACACTGGGAATTACTCGTGGGGTAGTGAAGCTGTCACCCGAAAAACACGTATCCTCGATGTGGTTTACAATGCCTCTAACAATGAGCTTGTCAGGACACAAACCCTTGTGAAAAGTGCAATTGTTCAGGTGGATGCTGCTCCATTCAAGCAATGGTATCTTCAGCACTATGGTGTTGACATTGGTAGGAAGAAGAAGGCAGCTGCAAAGAAGGAAACCACTGAG GAAGGAGAAGGGGCTGCAGAGGAAACAAAGAAGAGCAACCATGTTCTCAGGAAGCTTGAGAAGCGCCAGGAAGGCCGTAAGCTAGATGCACACATCGAAGAGCAGTTTGGCAGTGGAAGGCTGTTGGCTTGCATCTCGTCCCGACCTGGTCAATGTGGCAGGGCAGATGG GTATATCCTGGAGGGCAAGGAACTTGAATTCTACATGAAGAAGATCCAAAGGAAGAAAGGCAAAGGTACCAGCGCCGCTGCTTAG
- the LOC127811547 gene encoding protein transport protein SEC23-like — translation MSEMAQTDPEGIDGVRMTWNAWPRTKVEASKCVIPIAASISPIRSHPDVPTVPYPALRCKTCVAALNPFCRVDFAALIWICPFCFQRNHFPHHYSSISATNVPAELYPQYTTIQYSLPTPSPSQPPVFVFVLDTCMIEEELGFAKSALKQAIGLLPEDALVGFVSFGTQVQVHELGFSDMSKVYVFRGSKELSRDQVLDQLGLGVAGRRIGQQAFQKAGPTGIPTSGVTRFMLPASDCEFALDTLLDELGTDQWPVQPGNRALRCTGVALSIAAGLLGACSGGTPARIIALVGGPCTEGPGTIVSKDLSDPVRSHKDLDKDAASYFKKAVQFYEELAKQLVSQGHLLDLFASALDQVGVAEMKVAIERTGGLVVLAESFGHSVFKDSFRRVFEDGEQSLGLSFNGTLEINCSKDIKIQGIIGPCTSVEKKGPAVASTVIGQGNTTSWKMCGLDKSTCLTVFFDISSSEKSEPSANVNQMLYLQFLTSYQSPDGQTRLRVTTVSRRWVDSSVGSEELIQGFDQETAAVVMARFASHKMEMEEGFDATRWLDRTLIRLCSKFGDYRKDDPASFTLNPCFSLFPQFMFNLRRSQFVQVFNNSPDETAYFRMLLNRENITNAAVMIQPSLISYSFNSLPGPALLDVASISADRILLLDSYFSVVIFHGMTIAQWRNMGYQNQPEHQAFAQLLRAPRDDAQMIIRDRFPVPRLVVCDQHGSQARFLLAKLNPSATYSNAHEMAAGTEMIFTDDVSLQVFFEHLQRLAVQSS, via the exons ATGTCGGAGATGGCGCAGACAGATCCGGAAGGGATCGATGGAGTGCGGATGACCTGGAACGCCTGGCCGCGAACAAAGGTGGAAGCCAGCAAGTGCGTTATCCCAATCGCCGCCTCAATTTCGCCGATCCGGTCGCATCCAGACGTGCCGACCGTCCCTTACCCTGCGCTCCGGTGCAAGACCTGCGTGGCGGCGCTCAACCCGTTCTGCCGGGTGGACTTCGCCGCGCTCATCTGGATCTGCCCGTTCTGCTTCCAGCGCAACCACTTCCCCCACCATTACTCCTCCATCTCCGCCACAAACGTCCCCGCGGAGCTCTACCCGCAGTACACCACCATCCAGTACTCGCTCCCGACGCCGTCTCCTTCTCAGCCGCCCGTTTTCGTCTTCGTCCTTGACACCTGCATGATCGAGGAGGAGCTGGGGTTCGCCAAATCGGCCCTCAAGCAGGCGATCGGCTTGTTACCCGAGGACGCTCTCGTCGGTTTCGTTTCGTTCGGAACGCAGGTCCAGGTTCACGAATTGGGGTTTTCCGATATGTCCAAGGTTTACGTATTCCGGGGCTCGAAGGAGTTGTCGAGAGATCAGGTTTTGGATCAGTTGGGGCTCGGTGTCGCGGGGCGCAGGATTGGGCAGCAGGCGTTCCAGAAGGCGGGACCGACCGGGATCCCGACATCGGGGGTTACGAGGTTTATGCTCCCTGCTTCAGACTGTGAATTTGCCCTCGATACG CTCTTGGACGAGTTAGGAACAGATCAGTGGCCTGTCCAACCTGGTAACCGGGCATTGAGATGCACGGGAGTGGCATTGAGCATTGCTGCAGGTTTACTTGGAGCTTGTTCAGGTGGCACTCCGGCTAGAATTATAGCCTTGGTCGGTGGTCCTTGCACAGAAGGGCCAGGCACG ATTGTGTCAAAAGATTTATCAGATCCAGTGCGTTCACATAAAGATCTTGATAAGGATGCGgcttcatattttaaaaaagcaGTCCAATTTTATGAGGAGCTTGCGAAACAGTTGGTCAGCCAAGGTCACCTCTTAGACCTTTTTGCTTCTGCTCTCGATCAG GTTGGGGTTGCTGAGATGAAGGTGGCTATTGAACGAACTGGTGGTCTTGTTGTTTTAGCTGAAAGTTTTGGTCACTCTGTTTTTAAGGATTCTTTCAGACGAGTATTTGAAGATGGAGAACAGTCTCTTGGCCTCTCCTTTAA TGGCACACTTGAGATTAATTGCTCCAAGGACATCAAAATTCAGGGGATCATCGGACCCTGCACATCTGTGGAGAAG AAAGGCCCTGCTGTTGCCAGTACAGTTATTGGACAGGGAAATACTACCTCCTGGAAGATGTGTGGTCTCGACAAAAGTACTTGCTTGACTGTTTTCTTTGATATTTCATCCAGTGAAAAATCAGAGCCTTCAGCAAATGTAAACCAGATGTTATACTTACAGTTCCTTACAAG TTACCAAAGTCCTGATGGTCAAACAAGGCTGCGAGTTACAACTGTTAGTAGGAGATGGGTGGACAGTTCTGTCGGGTCAGAG GAGCTAATACAAGGATTTGATCAGGAAACTGCTGCTGTAGTGATGGCAAGATTCGCTTCTCATAAGATGGAGATGGAG GAAGGATTTGATGCCACTAGGTGGTTAGATAGGACTCTTATTCGTCTCTGTTCCAAGTTTGGTGACTACCGGAAGGATGATCCTGCATCTTTTACATTGAACCCATGTTTTTCTTTGTTCCCTCAATTTATGTTCAACCTGCGACGGTCACAATTTGTGCAG GTCTTCAACAATAGTCCAGATGAGACAGCATATTTCCGTATGTTGTTAAACAGGGAAAATATAACAAATGCAGCAGTCATGATTCAACCATCACTaatatcatattcattcaattcaCTGCCTGGACCAGCATTGTTGGATGTGGCTTCTATATCAGCTGATCGTATCCTCTTACTGGATTCTTATTTCAGTGTAGTTATTTTCCATGGAATGACAATAGCTCAGTGGCGGAACATGGGCTACCAGAATCAGCCTGAACACCAA GCATTTGCACAGTTATTGCGAGCTCCTCGTGATGATGCTCAGATGATCATTCGAGATCGGTTCCCTGTCCCCAGATTGGTCGTTTGCGATCAGCATGGTTCCCAG